In Actinomycetota bacterium, the genomic stretch GCAGCAGGCGACCAGTCCGGTCGCGCCCGCCATCGCGGCTCCGTGCACCCGTCCGACGACGGGGACCGGGCACTCGTCCAGCGCCTCGAACATCGTCCTCAGGCGGGTCGAGTCGGCGCGGTTCTCGTCCAGCGAGTAACCCGCCATGCCCCGCATCCAGTTGAGATCGGCTCCCGCGCAGAACACCTTCCCCTCGCCGGACAGCACGAGGACCCGGACGGACGGGTCCAGATCGCGGACCGTGTCCGTGACGGCGGCTATCAGCTCGTCGTTGAAGGCGTTGCGCACGTCCGGACGGTTCAGGGCCAGCCGCGCCACCCCGCGCTCGTCGGTCGAGAACGAGATCATGTCTCGTCGGACGGGTCGGTGACCGCCCGTGCGACGCGACCGGGGAGCGGTCGACCCAGCAGGCGACAGACATCCGCCGCCGCCCGCGCCGTGGCGTGCAGGTCGACACCGGTCTCGACGCCGAGCCCGTCCAGCATCCAGACGAGGTCCTCGGTGGCCAGGTTGCCGGTGGCGCTCCGAGCGAAAGGGCACCCGCCGAGCCCGCCGGCCGACGTGTCCACGGTCGTCACGTCGCACTCGAGGGCAGCGAGGACGTTGGCGAGCCCCTGTCCGTACGTGTCGTGGAAGTGGACGGCGAGCGCCCGGGACGGGATCCCCTCGTCCACGAACGCCTCGATGAGGTCCTGGACGGCTCCCGGCGTCCCGACGCCGATCGTGTCCCCCAGCGAGAGCTCCACGCAGCCGAGTTCGAGCAGCCGTATCCCGGCGTCGACCACGACGGCTGGGCTCACGTTCCCTTCCCACGGGTCGCCGAGGACCATGGACAGGTATCCGCGCACCCGGACGCCCGCCTCGGCGGCCGCCTCGCAGACCGGACGGAACATCTCGATGGCCTCCTCACGGGAGCGGCCCAGGTTGCGCTGCGAGAAGGACTCCGTGGCGGACGCGAACACGGCGATCTCGTCGGCTCCCACCTCCAGGGCTCGTTCGAGGCCCCGCAGGTTCGGCACGAGGACCGGGTAGCGGACGCCATCCCGGCGCTTCAGCGTCTCCAGCACCTCGGCGGCGTCCGCCAACTGCGGGACCCGCTCCGGGTTGACGAACGACGTCGCCTCGACCACCCGCAGCCCTGCGTCGCTCAGCGCCTCGATGAACCGGATCTTCGCCTGTGCCTCGAGAGGGGTCGGCTCGTTCTGCAGGCCGTCGCGGGGCCCGACCTCGACCACGGTGACCCGGTCGGGGAGCCGGGTCCGGACGGGCGCCTGCCCGTCGTCGGCCGTCCGCGAGCGGCGGCCACCCATGGAGGGACGGGCTCCCGCTCGGTCCCTCCCGGGGGGTCTGTCGAACGGGCTCGGCATCCACACCCTTTCGTCGAGGCAGGCACCCGAATGATACGGCTACCCGTCCGGCCGTCGTGACTAGACTTGGCTACCCGTATGACCTCGTCGCGATGAGCTACCGTCCGCCGCTCGGGCTCTCCCGGGCCGGTCACGCCGTGCTCCGCGCCGGCGTGGTGGCGTGGTCGCTCGTCGGGCTGGCCCTGGTCACCGTGGGTCTGTGGCGGATCATGGGACGCCTGCGTCCGGCGGTCATCGTGCTGGCCGTCGCCATCCTCATCGTGCTGCTGCTGGAGCCGGCCGTCACCCGCCTGACCCGTTTGCGGTTGCCGCGGTGGGGCGCGGCGCTCATCGTCTACGTGGCGATCCTCCTCCCCCTGGGACTCGCCCTCTACTGGCTCGGAGCGCTGCTCTTCTCGCAGCTCCGGGGACTCGTCGACCGTGGGCCCGAGATCGTCTCTGGCTTCGGGACGTTCGCCGACGACGTGTGGGCGCGTCTGGACGCGGCCGGGCTCCCGATGCCTGCGCCGGACCCCGAGACCTGGATGCTCGAGCACCGCGAGGAGATCATCGACCGGGTGATCTCGGTCGCCACCGCCGCGAAATCCCTCCCGACCCTGCTCCTCGCGGCCGTGGCCGGACCCATCGTCGCCTTCTACATCCTCGTCGAGCTCCCGCGCATCCGCTCGGGTTTCGTCCACGTGCTCCCGCTGCACAGGCGGGAGGGCGTGATGGACACGTTCCGGATCGTCGGCCGCTCCGTGGGCGCCTTCTTCCGCGGGCAGCTGATGATCGCCACCGCCGTCGGTGTGCTCTCGACGATCGGCCTGACGCTGCTCGGCGTCCGCTTCGCGGTGTTGATCGGGGCGATCGCGGGCATCTCCAACCTCGTGCCGCTCTTCGGTCCGATCGTCGGGTCCGTCCCGGGGGTGCTGGTCGCCTTCGGTGACGGCGGGTTCTGGCTCGCCCTCTGGGTGATCCTGTTGTTCGTGGGGGTCCAGCAGCTGGAGAGCCATGTGCTGTCCCCGCTCATCCTCGGCGCCTCCATGCAGCTGCGCCCGGTCGCCGTGGTGATCGGGATGCTCGCGGGAGCGGCGGCCGCCGGTCTGCTGGGGATGATCCTCGCCGTCCCCGTCATGGCCTCCGCCTCAGCCCTCTACGCCAGGTTCGGCCCCGGACGGGTGCCCGACC encodes the following:
- a CDS encoding hydroxymethylglutaryl-CoA lyase — protein: MGGRRSRTADDGQAPVRTRLPDRVTVVEVGPRDGLQNEPTPLEAQAKIRFIEALSDAGLRVVEATSFVNPERVPQLADAAEVLETLKRRDGVRYPVLVPNLRGLERALEVGADEIAVFASATESFSQRNLGRSREEAIEMFRPVCEAAAEAGVRVRGYLSMVLGDPWEGNVSPAVVVDAGIRLLELGCVELSLGDTIGVGTPGAVQDLIEAFVDEGIPSRALAVHFHDTYGQGLANVLAALECDVTTVDTSAGGLGGCPFARSATGNLATEDLVWMLDGLGVETGVDLHATARAAADVCRLLGRPLPGRVARAVTDPSDET
- a CDS encoding AI-2E family transporter — its product is MSYRPPLGLSRAGHAVLRAGVVAWSLVGLALVTVGLWRIMGRLRPAVIVLAVAILIVLLLEPAVTRLTRLRLPRWGAALIVYVAILLPLGLALYWLGALLFSQLRGLVDRGPEIVSGFGTFADDVWARLDAAGLPMPAPDPETWMLEHREEIIDRVISVATAAKSLPTLLLAAVAGPIVAFYILVELPRIRSGFVHVLPLHRREGVMDTFRIVGRSVGAFFRGQLMIATAVGVLSTIGLTLLGVRFAVLIGAIAGISNLVPLFGPIVGSVPGVLVAFGDGGFWLALWVILLFVGVQQLESHVLSPLILGASMQLRPVAVVIGMLAGAAAAGLLGMILAVPVMASASALYARFGPGRVPDPEELPAEEIVEDPPPEPATPDPQ